The Herpetosiphonaceae bacterium genome has a segment encoding these proteins:
- a CDS encoding DegT/DnrJ/EryC1/StrS family aminotransferase produces the protein MGSKLAMFGGPQAVPREQRQVQWPIVTDADKEAVLRVLDSGKFTPTSEGEQEARALEQEWAQLAGTRYAAGVSNGTAAIALALAALGIQPGDEVLVPALSFIASAMAPVYQLAIPVFVDIDPRTFNIDPTQIEARITPRTRAIIPVHFHGLPADMDSILTIARKHDLVVVEDVAQAPGATYKGRPVGSLGDMGAFSLNVQKNIPTCGEGGLVTTDDPILHEKVVMLRQFGEVIKEREDRSYLSHMLSWNYKLNSVQAAFTRSQLQRYPDYQERRDRNISAFLKRLAELPGLIVPYVPSDCTHVYHIMRLRFDPAAAGLDGIKPGPFRQAVRRAMRAEGVPISQYQMTPLPGQHPFQTQQGYGHGYPWTLPGLPPQRYAIEDYPTTLAVINDSLTLQRRHLNPDSGPLLQFYADAFEKVWENLDRIGRMAESLPYEAPWEAIAREGPYIPGAASTSSATVLHE, from the coding sequence GTGGGATCTAAACTTGCAATGTTCGGCGGTCCGCAGGCAGTGCCCCGAGAGCAGCGACAGGTCCAATGGCCGATCGTGACCGACGCAGATAAAGAAGCGGTGCTGCGCGTTCTCGACAGCGGCAAGTTCACGCCGACCTCAGAGGGCGAGCAAGAAGCCCGCGCCCTGGAACAGGAGTGGGCGCAGCTCGCAGGCACGCGCTATGCCGCCGGCGTCAGCAATGGCACCGCAGCTATCGCGCTGGCGTTGGCGGCACTGGGCATCCAGCCTGGCGATGAGGTGCTCGTGCCCGCGCTCAGCTTCATTGCCTCGGCCATGGCTCCCGTCTATCAGCTGGCGATCCCGGTGTTCGTCGACATCGATCCGCGCACGTTCAATATCGATCCCACACAGATCGAAGCCAGGATCACGCCCCGCACCCGCGCAATCATTCCTGTTCATTTTCACGGTCTTCCGGCAGATATGGACTCGATCCTGACGATCGCCCGCAAGCATGACCTTGTGGTTGTGGAGGATGTGGCGCAGGCTCCCGGCGCGACCTACAAAGGCCGCCCGGTTGGCTCGTTGGGCGATATGGGCGCGTTCAGCCTGAATGTACAAAAGAACATTCCGACCTGTGGCGAAGGTGGCCTGGTGACGACGGATGATCCGATCCTCCACGAAAAGGTCGTGATGCTCCGCCAGTTCGGCGAGGTGATCAAAGAGCGCGAGGATCGCAGCTACCTATCGCATATGCTGAGCTGGAACTACAAGCTCAACTCGGTTCAGGCGGCCTTCACCCGCAGCCAGCTTCAGCGCTATCCGGACTATCAGGAGCGTCGCGACCGCAACATTAGCGCGTTTCTCAAGCGCCTGGCCGAGCTACCCGGCCTGATCGTGCCCTACGTTCCGTCGGATTGCACCCACGTCTATCATATTATGCGCCTCCGCTTCGATCCGGCAGCGGCGGGGCTAGATGGTATCAAGCCCGGCCCGTTCCGCCAGGCCGTTCGGCGTGCGATGCGCGCCGAAGGCGTGCCGATCTCGCAATACCAAATGACGCCGCTGCCCGGCCAGCATCCTTTCCAGACCCAGCAGGGCTACGGCCACGGCTATCCCTGGACCCTCCCAGGTCTTCCGCCGCAGCGCTATGCGATTGAAGATTATCCCACAACGCTCGCGGTGATCAACGACTCGCTCACGCTGCAACGGCGGCACCTCAACCCCGACAGCGGCCCGCTGCTTCAGTTCTACGCCGATGCCTTCGAGAAGGTCTGGGAAAACCTCGATCGGATCGGGCGGATGGCTGAGTCGCTGCCGTATGAAGCTCCGTGGGAAGCGATTGCCCGGGAGGGGCCATACATCCCCGGAGCAGCAAGCACATCCAGCGCAACGGTGCTGCATGAATGA
- a CDS encoding transketolase: protein MNDLATLQQTALRIREHVLAMAAGPVGAHVGGSLSAADILTVLYFHVLRVRPDDPHWDQRDYFILSKGHAGAGLYATLAERGFFPVDELATYARPGGRLLSHPTLKVPGVEFPTGSLGHGLSLGVGLALTTQLDRRTNRTFVLMGDGELQEGSVWEAAMAAPHFGLDNLVAIVDRNRLQISGRTEQRMRLEPLAERWQSFGWNVLTVNGHDIAALLAAFEQIPIQPMQPTLLLANTVKGQGVKFMADRKKSHYVTLTADLHRKALRELHEGAKR from the coding sequence ATGAATGATCTGGCAACGTTACAGCAAACGGCGCTGCGTATTCGGGAGCATGTCCTGGCGATGGCTGCGGGACCGGTTGGTGCTCATGTCGGCGGATCGCTATCGGCTGCCGACATCCTGACCGTGCTTTATTTCCATGTGCTGCGGGTACGACCGGACGATCCGCACTGGGATCAGCGCGACTATTTCATCCTGAGCAAGGGTCACGCGGGCGCTGGACTCTACGCCACTCTCGCCGAACGGGGCTTTTTTCCTGTGGATGAGCTAGCGACCTATGCTCGTCCGGGCGGTCGGCTGCTCTCGCATCCAACGCTCAAAGTGCCGGGCGTCGAGTTTCCCACCGGCTCGCTCGGCCACGGGCTATCGTTGGGCGTTGGCCTGGCGCTGACCACACAGCTAGACAGGCGGACGAATCGTACCTTCGTCTTGATGGGCGACGGCGAGCTACAGGAAGGATCGGTCTGGGAAGCGGCGATGGCCGCGCCGCACTTCGGCCTGGACAACCTGGTTGCGATCGTCGACCGCAACCGTCTGCAAATCAGCGGTCGGACCGAGCAGCGAATGCGCCTGGAGCCGCTGGCCGAGCGCTGGCAAAGCTTCGGCTGGAACGTTCTGACGGTCAACGGCCACGATATTGCGGCCTTGCTCGCGGCCTTTGAGCAGATTCCCATCCAGCCAATGCAGCCGACGCTCCTGCTTGCCAATACGGTCAAGGGCCAGGGTGTTAAGTTCATGGCCGATCGCAAGAAGAGTCATTATGTCACCCTGACAGCCGATCTGCACCGAAAGGCATTAAGGGAACTCCAC